A genomic segment from Lignipirellula cremea encodes:
- a CDS encoding leucine-rich repeat domain-containing protein has protein sequence MLRLLSYAILLASLTACVQAAPPRKLPQAPEVLIPLNARLSGRLENKTVQLSLTANEPITESQWTAIEGLPIQRLNLKGPGINDVAMARLKNVRVESLVLEHAAITEGGAAHLKEMTYLKNLSLIHTKLPPSAASTLAFHPSLESFSDDEKLGAEGMDQIATIPNLKRVRLAHGAANDNSVSALAKHPAIESLFLWPSGTYGLTNAALPALGSIPRLNDLTITDSVLDFDGGLSHLIQAKSLTKLTLRDVAITEEDLAKLKAALPDLAIEHTPMSEELRKKWDLAAEKRKRARP, from the coding sequence ATGCTGCGTCTGCTCTCGTATGCGATTTTGCTCGCTTCTCTGACGGCTTGCGTCCAGGCCGCGCCGCCACGGAAACTGCCACAGGCGCCCGAAGTCCTGATACCGCTGAATGCCAGGCTCAGCGGCCGACTCGAGAACAAGACGGTACAGCTCTCGCTGACCGCAAACGAGCCAATCACCGAATCGCAATGGACCGCTATCGAAGGACTACCGATACAAAGGCTCAATCTCAAGGGGCCGGGCATCAACGATGTCGCAATGGCCAGGCTCAAGAACGTTCGGGTGGAAAGTCTCGTGCTTGAGCACGCCGCCATCACCGAAGGCGGAGCGGCTCACCTTAAGGAAATGACATACCTCAAGAATCTCAGCCTGATACATACGAAGCTCCCGCCTTCGGCCGCGTCCACGCTTGCGTTCCATCCCTCACTCGAATCCTTTTCCGACGACGAGAAACTGGGAGCGGAAGGAATGGACCAAATCGCCACGATTCCGAACTTGAAGCGGGTTCGTCTCGCCCACGGCGCCGCCAATGATAACAGCGTATCCGCGCTCGCGAAGCACCCCGCGATCGAATCGCTCTTTCTCTGGCCGTCAGGAACCTATGGCCTCACCAATGCCGCCCTGCCGGCCCTGGGATCGATACCCCGACTCAATGACCTGACGATCACCGACTCGGTCCTGGACTTCGACGGCGGCCTTTCTCATCTCATTCAGGCAAAGTCCCTCACGAAGCTCACGCTCCGCGACGTAGCGATCACCGAGGAGGATCTGGCAAAATTGAAAGCGGCGCTTCCAGATCTCGCAATTGAGCACACACCCATGTCCGAAGAGCTTCGCAAGAAGTGGGATCTCGCCGCAGAAAAACGGAAAAGAGCTCGACCATAG
- a CDS encoding DUF1552 domain-containing protein: MPHPVNRRTFLRSTAIAMALPSLESMARASDTSATASPFRLVAIGTPFGFNPSAFVPTAAGSDFSLSPHLAHIKDHRADFTIVSGLSHPNTAGATHRGEAVMLTGAPYPSLSHNLQNTISLDQEFASHNRGQTRYNSLVLTTVPHGISISVTGNGVAIPAISRPSEIFAMLFLSGSKQQAEEELHRIGQGRSMLDTVGDQAKRLGRKVGAVDRARLDEYYSSVRDVENQLRMSSEWVNRPKPPAPGRAPTDLPSREDTLSPTEQAKKLQLMFDMIHLALATDSTRAVTIKTFGTHHSLSHHGKQPEKMAECLQFEVGLLQAVGSLLAKLKESRESEGRLLDRTMVLLTSNLRDGNSHWTHDLPVFLAGGGFKHGRHLTFNPALLKSLADSTGKAAKATPNMGVNQAPLCNLYLSLLQRAGIPTDRFGSSTGTLTGL, translated from the coding sequence ATGCCCCATCCTGTCAACCGCCGCACCTTCCTGCGATCCACCGCCATCGCGATGGCCCTGCCGTCGCTGGAATCGATGGCTCGCGCCTCGGACACTTCGGCGACGGCGAGCCCTTTCCGCCTGGTCGCCATCGGAACCCCCTTCGGCTTCAACCCGAGCGCCTTCGTGCCGACAGCCGCCGGCAGCGACTTCTCACTCTCACCCCACCTCGCCCATATCAAGGATCATCGGGCGGACTTCACGATCGTCTCGGGCCTCAGCCATCCGAACACCGCTGGCGCCACACACCGCGGCGAGGCCGTCATGCTCACCGGTGCGCCGTACCCGAGTCTGTCGCATAACCTCCAGAACACCATCTCCCTGGATCAGGAATTCGCCAGCCACAACCGCGGCCAGACGCGCTACAATTCGCTCGTCCTCACCACGGTTCCCCACGGAATCTCCATCTCGGTCACGGGTAATGGCGTCGCGATTCCTGCGATCAGCCGGCCGTCCGAAATCTTTGCGATGCTCTTCCTCTCCGGGTCGAAGCAACAGGCGGAAGAAGAGCTCCACCGTATCGGCCAGGGGCGAAGCATGCTCGACACCGTCGGCGATCAGGCAAAACGCCTCGGCCGGAAGGTTGGCGCCGTAGACCGCGCCCGACTCGACGAGTATTACTCATCCGTGCGGGATGTCGAAAACCAGTTGCGGATGTCCAGCGAATGGGTCAACCGGCCGAAGCCACCCGCCCCCGGGCGCGCCCCGACGGATCTTCCTTCGCGAGAAGATACCCTTTCGCCGACCGAGCAAGCGAAAAAGCTGCAACTAATGTTCGACATGATCCACCTCGCCCTTGCGACGGACTCGACCCGCGCCGTGACGATCAAGACCTTTGGCACGCACCACAGTCTCTCGCACCACGGAAAGCAGCCGGAAAAAATGGCCGAGTGCCTGCAATTCGAGGTCGGCCTCTTGCAGGCCGTGGGATCTTTGCTTGCAAAACTGAAGGAGTCCCGGGAAAGCGAGGGCCGATTGCTCGACAGGACGATGGTGCTGTTGACGAGCAACCTCCGCGACGGAAACTCCCATTGGACGCATGACCTGCCGGTTTTCCTCGCCGGCGGCGGATTCAAGCACGGTCGGCACCTGACGTTCAACCCTGCGCTCCTCAAGTCGCTCGCCGACAGCACCGGGAAAGCGGCCAAGGCGACACCGAACATGGGCGTCAATCAGGCGCCGCTGTGTAACCTCTATCTTTCGCTCTTGCAGCGCGCCGGTATCCCCACCGACCGCTTCGGCTCAAGCACCGGCACACTCACCGGCCTGTGA
- a CDS encoding DUF1592 domain-containing protein, producing the protein MNRALLIVILLLSPSTVVAADPFSNARRLLDRYCVDCHGSQGEEGKFRIDQLPNLADTPEAAERWGRVLTRVDAGEMPPAEAEKPTPGEAKALLDDIKDALALGAAAYRTEGRSPMRRLNRLEYENTIRDLLGVDLPLRDLLPEDDTADGFDTAAKALSISPVHISRYMAAADRVLAAAVIRGPRPETTTTRLSYLDPEEARLWRPKSFFTNGNRILIRPHDGGLLFFAETDPEYPAILRQFAAMTRAKPGRYRVRVSASTHEAQGRPLTYAIRSTQSNKLPEYFEAPADKPAVAEVEHHFRAGETIVIAPYLLNRARLALGQSLKLQKGQQEPKGLAFGLHWVEVEGPILNAWPPVGHQRLFGDVPLQPIRELPKETALLSEMAKLRNSPALTPGSAEPKADAARLLRAFLPLAFRRPITEEDVAPYLEIALYELEQKASFEAAMLSAYRAVLCAPDFLFLFEEPGRLTDHALATRLSYFLWRSMPDDTLRAAADRGDLRKPEGLRRETERLLASPRASAFVEDFLDQWLHLKDIDATMPDAILFPEYYERHGYGQQEDGLLRASLLAESRLTFADLLASDGSLLNLVDSRETYLNNRLAEHYGLPPVEGLAMRKVTLPADSVRGGVLTHGSVLKVTANGTETSPVLRGIWILNTIVGRSPPPPPPDAGSIEPDTRGATTIREQLLKHQATPSCATCHRQIDPPGFALEAFDPIGQARTNYRTTEVGEVLRDVKFDTRPVRYRKGPVVDASGQTNDDRSFSGIREYKQLLLADPEPIARNLAAKLATFATGQKTSPADAKAMEEIVAVTKPQNYGLKTLIHALVQSDLFRNK; encoded by the coding sequence ATGAATCGCGCATTGCTAATAGTCATTCTTCTCCTGTCACCCTCGACCGTTGTCGCCGCCGATCCGTTTTCGAACGCGCGGAGACTTCTGGACCGGTACTGCGTCGATTGCCATGGCTCGCAGGGGGAAGAGGGGAAGTTCCGGATCGATCAGTTGCCGAACCTGGCGGACACGCCCGAGGCCGCGGAGCGCTGGGGTCGCGTGTTGACTCGCGTGGATGCGGGCGAGATGCCACCTGCGGAGGCCGAGAAGCCGACGCCGGGCGAGGCGAAGGCTCTGCTTGACGACATTAAGGACGCGCTCGCCCTTGGCGCCGCCGCGTACCGCACCGAGGGCCGGAGCCCAATGCGTCGGCTAAATCGACTGGAGTACGAGAACACGATTCGCGATCTCCTGGGCGTCGATCTCCCCTTGCGAGATCTACTGCCGGAGGACGACACGGCCGATGGTTTCGACACGGCCGCGAAGGCGTTGAGCATCTCGCCCGTCCACATTTCTCGATACATGGCCGCCGCCGATCGCGTCCTGGCCGCCGCCGTGATTCGTGGCCCACGACCCGAAACGACAACCACGCGGCTTTCCTATCTCGATCCGGAGGAAGCGCGGTTATGGCGTCCGAAATCCTTCTTCACCAACGGCAACAGAATCTTAATCCGGCCTCACGACGGAGGACTCCTCTTCTTCGCGGAAACGGACCCCGAATATCCCGCGATTCTCAGACAGTTCGCCGCCATGACCCGTGCGAAACCTGGTCGCTATCGCGTCCGTGTCTCGGCGTCCACTCACGAGGCGCAGGGACGGCCCCTGACCTATGCGATCCGCTCCACGCAGAGCAACAAGCTTCCCGAATACTTCGAAGCCCCGGCCGATAAGCCGGCAGTCGCCGAAGTGGAACACCACTTCCGCGCCGGTGAAACGATCGTCATCGCCCCCTACCTGCTGAATCGCGCTCGACTAGCCCTTGGCCAGAGCCTCAAGTTGCAGAAAGGCCAGCAGGAACCGAAGGGTCTCGCCTTCGGCCTGCACTGGGTCGAAGTTGAGGGGCCGATCCTGAACGCGTGGCCGCCTGTCGGACACCAGCGACTCTTTGGGGACGTGCCGCTCCAGCCGATCCGCGAACTGCCGAAGGAGACTGCGCTCTTGAGTGAAATGGCCAAGCTCCGTAACTCACCAGCGCTCACGCCAGGTTCCGCGGAACCAAAGGCGGACGCCGCCCGCCTGCTTCGCGCGTTCCTGCCGCTCGCCTTCCGCAGGCCGATCACGGAAGAGGACGTCGCTCCGTATCTTGAAATTGCGTTGTACGAGCTCGAGCAGAAAGCGAGCTTTGAAGCCGCCATGCTCTCGGCGTACCGTGCCGTCCTCTGTGCGCCGGACTTTCTCTTCCTCTTCGAGGAGCCTGGCCGACTCACCGACCACGCACTCGCGACGCGCCTGTCTTACTTTCTCTGGCGATCGATGCCGGACGACACCCTTCGAGCCGCTGCCGACCGGGGCGACCTGCGCAAACCTGAGGGCCTTCGCCGTGAAACCGAACGGCTGCTGGCGTCGCCGCGCGCCTCGGCATTCGTCGAGGACTTTCTCGATCAGTGGCTGCATCTCAAGGACATCGATGCCACCATGCCGGATGCCATTCTCTTCCCCGAGTACTACGAACGGCACGGCTATGGACAACAGGAAGACGGCCTTCTTCGGGCGTCACTACTCGCGGAGTCGCGGCTCACTTTCGCCGACTTGCTCGCGAGCGATGGGAGCCTGTTGAACCTGGTCGATTCGCGCGAGACCTATCTGAACAACCGCCTCGCCGAGCACTACGGCTTGCCGCCCGTGGAAGGCCTGGCGATGCGGAAGGTCACCCTGCCGGCCGATTCGGTCCGTGGTGGAGTGCTGACCCACGGCAGCGTGTTGAAGGTGACGGCGAACGGAACGGAAACCTCCCCCGTGTTGCGCGGGATCTGGATCCTGAACACGATCGTGGGCCGATCGCCGCCTCCGCCTCCTCCGGATGCCGGCTCCATCGAGCCGGACACGCGAGGCGCCACCACCATCCGCGAGCAACTCCTGAAGCACCAGGCGACCCCTTCTTGCGCGACCTGCCACCGCCAGATCGACCCGCCCGGGTTCGCCCTCGAGGCCTTCGACCCGATTGGCCAGGCCCGCACGAACTACCGTACCACCGAGGTCGGCGAAGTGCTCAGGGACGTGAAGTTCGATACCAGACCGGTCAGGTACCGCAAGGGCCCCGTGGTGGATGCCAGCGGTCAGACAAACGATGACCGCTCGTTCTCAGGTATCCGAGAATACAAACAGTTGCTGCTCGCCGACCCCGAACCGATTGCCCGCAATCTGGCTGCAAAACTCGCGACATTCGCGACGGGCCAGAAGACCAGCCCCGCCGACGCGAAGGCGATGGAGGAGATCGTCGCCGTGACAAAGCCCCAGAATTACGGCCTGAAGACGCTCATCCATGCGCTCGTGCAGAGCGACCTGTTCCGAAACAAGTGA
- a CDS encoding DUF1552 domain-containing protein — protein sequence MCHVDHGSRYGGLGAYRSPRGKAPTAPTVDGELARAFPGIFAHVGLAGGGKTSGVSGELSALGPKRDIGYYNSPLEAYNNLFSVVSNDASVRSKSELNGDVLDFMVGDVSRFRKSLLGHEQEKLDAYLAGFESMRDRQSKLLAQRDKLARLAPNVDERYNANDMELRMAAHWELAASALIAGLTNVVAYRLDSGFSGESFSGTLSGIPENCHGIGHQADPANDNKMLAWQTQNLAKFIDKLSSVKEGDGTMMDNTLIVFFSHYSDAHHSGGYEFPMLTIGNIGGAERPKLRTGRFVNYPYYTHAGNKTIGTMYNTILHAAGIEQPTFGELDVNIAEKEQKGPLPELLA from the coding sequence ATGTGCCATGTAGACCACGGCTCGCGTTACGGCGGGCTGGGGGCCTATCGAAGTCCTCGTGGCAAGGCGCCCACGGCGCCGACCGTCGACGGCGAACTGGCGAGGGCGTTCCCAGGCATCTTCGCCCACGTCGGCCTGGCCGGCGGCGGCAAGACTTCCGGCGTTTCCGGCGAATTAAGCGCCTTGGGGCCGAAACGCGACATCGGCTACTACAACAGCCCGCTCGAGGCGTACAACAACCTCTTCTCCGTCGTGTCCAATGACGCTTCTGTCCGCAGCAAGAGCGAACTGAATGGCGACGTGCTCGACTTTATGGTCGGAGACGTCTCCCGGTTCCGCAAATCCCTGCTGGGGCATGAACAAGAGAAACTCGACGCGTACCTCGCTGGATTCGAGTCGATGCGCGACCGCCAGAGCAAATTGCTCGCTCAACGCGACAAGTTGGCGAGGCTGGCGCCGAACGTTGATGAGCGCTACAACGCCAACGACATGGAACTGCGGATGGCGGCCCACTGGGAACTGGCCGCCAGCGCGTTGATCGCCGGGCTGACCAATGTGGTAGCTTACCGTCTCGACTCCGGATTTTCCGGCGAATCGTTCAGCGGCACACTCTCCGGCATACCGGAAAACTGCCACGGCATCGGCCATCAGGCAGATCCTGCCAACGACAACAAGATGCTCGCCTGGCAGACGCAGAATCTCGCGAAATTCATCGACAAGCTGTCCAGTGTCAAGGAAGGGGACGGCACCATGATGGACAACACGCTGATCGTCTTCTTCTCGCACTACTCCGACGCCCACCACTCCGGCGGCTACGAGTTCCCGATGCTGACCATCGGCAACATCGGCGGCGCCGAGCGTCCGAAGTTGCGGACGGGGCGATTCGTCAACTATCCCTACTACACGCACGCAGGCAACAAGACGATCGGCACAATGTACAACACCATCCTCCACGCCGCCGGCATCGAACAGCCGACGTTCGGCGAGTTGGACGTCAATATTGCCGAGAAGGAACAGAAGGGCCCGCTACCGGAACTGCTGGCATAA
- a CDS encoding integrase core domain-containing protein → MAAIDFTTVEVWTKAGLVTYYLLFVMELKTRHVHFAGCTPHPDEPWMTQIARKLTDYEGFLLGKRYLLTDRDTKFSLAFRHILKREGVEPLLLPLRSPNLNAFIERFMRSLKSEALSRMIFFGENSLRRAVSSFLEHYHSERNHQGLENKLIQPADEVGQFAGKIDCQERLGGLLKYYHRKAA, encoded by the coding sequence TTGGCCGCAATCGACTTTACCACCGTTGAAGTCTGGACCAAGGCTGGATTGGTCACCTATTACTTGCTGTTCGTGATGGAACTCAAGACGCGCCACGTCCACTTTGCCGGCTGCACTCCCCATCCCGATGAGCCGTGGATGACGCAGATCGCCAGGAAACTGACCGACTACGAAGGCTTTCTACTCGGCAAGCGTTACCTGCTCACGGACCGCGACACGAAGTTCTCGCTAGCCTTCCGCCACATCCTGAAAAGGGAGGGCGTCGAGCCGCTGCTGCTGCCCCTGCGAAGCCCCAATTTGAACGCTTTCATCGAGCGGTTCATGAGGAGCCTCAAATCCGAAGCGCTGTCGCGCATGATCTTCTTCGGTGAGAACTCCCTACGCCGCGCTGTTTCGTCTTTCCTTGAGCACTACCACAGCGAGCGAAACCACCAAGGACTGGAAAATAAACTGATCCAGCCCGCTGATGAAGTCGGTCAGTTTGCCGGCAAAATCGACTGCCAAGAGCGGTTGGGTGGACTGCTGAAGTACTACCATCGTAAAGCCGCGTGA
- a CDS encoding helix-turn-helix domain-containing protein codes for MTSTSTTAVGYFMSFVLQPWQLLFAILSGWIHHRQQQIIEFQNDQIQSLLKQMGKKRIILTDDQRRVLAVKGKALGRKTLRELTTIVTPGTILRWHRELVAKKWDHSEKRKSVSRPRIRQVIVDLILRFAQENPSWGYDQIQGALANVGYHISDTTVGNVL; via the coding sequence TTGACCTCTACCAGCACCACGGCAGTGGGGTATTTCATGAGCTTCGTACTTCAACCTTGGCAGTTGCTGTTCGCCATCCTCTCGGGTTGGATTCATCACCGGCAGCAACAAATCATCGAGTTCCAGAACGATCAGATCCAGTCCCTGCTCAAACAGATGGGCAAGAAACGCATCATCTTGACCGACGACCAGCGGCGAGTTTTGGCAGTCAAAGGCAAGGCGCTGGGACGCAAGACGTTGCGGGAGTTGACCACGATCGTGACGCCCGGCACGATACTCCGCTGGCATCGAGAACTGGTGGCGAAGAAGTGGGACCACAGCGAGAAACGCAAATCCGTCAGCAGACCACGCATCCGCCAGGTGATCGTGGATCTGATCCTGCGGTTCGCCCAGGAAAACCCCTCGTGGGGCTACGACCAAATTCAGGGCGCACTGGCCAATGTCGGCTACCACATCTCCGACACGACCGTGGGCAACGTCCTCTAG
- a CDS encoding outer membrane protein assembly factor BamB family protein produces MRSALTFIRPKAVVQVFTAYLILVVIAPLSAQTVADRESIFAPPDRSIVRMLNSSRELLDEGRNSEALQLLTSVLDAENDFFLVAAQPNNSPAEREYQSVKNEANQILSRMPNAAQAAYELQFGAVAHKLLDDAVSARDIEQIFSVQRRYFHTKAGHEARYLLGNIYWDHGRFGRAANCFQTLLVSRQATRFEPYLSLKLAICWLWTGDATRAEEVLLDLQKRFPEARLKLGGQTVELFQRPDEALEWLRRITGTPRLSVGSRRSDWSMFRHDPARLGRGNGRIGMLRQPIWRQAVSQSFEVELTLQAQREEFYRASTPALPSVLPLAIDKTIVMRTPQRLAAVDIQTGKLIWAADLPDSPSVLASSSQTAKPFSAPSARLAQRMWHDKTFGSLSSDGNAVFALDGFGMLPGPNEDRNGLAGRPYNALSAYKLQSTSGNQIWSINMLGDDPARSERPFFLGSPLPLDGELYCLVEVRDEIRLIVLNPDDGKLLWSQQLALADPKRFDPLLRRTSGISPSFADGILICPTGAGAMVAIDLSTRSLLWAYEYPATQVTQFARPTLDAGASWADSCAVISGRRVVITPAESRQMHCLDLANGSHQWSLDRGDLAFLACVDRGLAIAVGSRQLTAIELKTGKVAADWPLKLPLGSLPSGRGYCADGHYYLPLNVNGEGEVAAIQLDPPAIVHRSQFPSGTIPGNLIFHREQVLSQNVEWLESYYQSQPLQP; encoded by the coding sequence ATGAGATCAGCTTTGACCTTTATAAGACCAAAGGCAGTTGTCCAGGTTTTTACTGCTTATCTGATCCTGGTCGTCATTGCGCCTCTATCCGCGCAGACAGTTGCGGACCGCGAGTCCATCTTCGCGCCTCCGGATCGGTCGATCGTGCGAATGCTGAACTCCTCTCGGGAGCTGCTTGATGAAGGGCGCAATTCCGAAGCCCTCCAACTGCTAACTAGCGTACTAGATGCAGAGAATGACTTTTTTCTCGTCGCGGCTCAGCCAAATAACTCGCCGGCCGAACGCGAATACCAGAGCGTGAAAAACGAGGCAAACCAGATTCTCAGCCGGATGCCGAATGCGGCTCAAGCGGCTTACGAATTACAATTTGGTGCGGTCGCTCACAAACTGCTGGATGATGCCGTGTCAGCAAGAGACATCGAGCAGATTTTCTCTGTGCAGCGGCGCTATTTTCATACGAAAGCAGGTCACGAAGCACGGTATCTGCTAGGTAACATTTATTGGGATCACGGTCGTTTCGGACGGGCAGCTAATTGCTTCCAAACTCTGCTTGTCTCCCGGCAGGCGACTCGCTTTGAACCCTATTTGTCGCTGAAGCTGGCGATTTGCTGGCTTTGGACAGGAGATGCAACTCGAGCGGAAGAGGTCTTGCTCGATTTGCAAAAGCGATTTCCAGAGGCTCGATTGAAACTCGGTGGGCAAACCGTGGAGCTTTTTCAGCGTCCGGACGAAGCGCTCGAGTGGTTGCGGAGGATTACCGGCACGCCGCGCCTTTCAGTTGGCTCTCGAAGAAGCGATTGGTCGATGTTTCGCCACGATCCAGCTCGCCTAGGGCGTGGCAACGGGCGTATTGGAATGCTCAGGCAGCCAATCTGGCGGCAGGCCGTGTCACAGAGTTTTGAGGTTGAGCTCACGTTGCAGGCTCAGCGTGAGGAATTCTATCGGGCATCGACTCCTGCTCTGCCCTCCGTGCTGCCGCTGGCCATCGACAAGACGATCGTGATGCGTACCCCGCAGCGTCTGGCGGCAGTGGACATCCAGACGGGCAAACTGATTTGGGCTGCCGACCTGCCCGATTCGCCGTCAGTCCTCGCCTCGTCGTCCCAGACAGCCAAACCGTTCTCCGCCCCCTCGGCCAGGCTGGCGCAACGCATGTGGCACGACAAGACGTTTGGTTCGTTGAGCAGTGACGGCAACGCGGTGTTTGCTCTGGATGGATTCGGCATGCTTCCGGGGCCGAATGAGGACCGCAATGGCCTAGCCGGGCGTCCCTATAACGCGCTTTCGGCCTACAAGCTGCAAAGCACCTCGGGAAACCAGATCTGGTCAATTAACATGCTGGGCGATGATCCGGCTCGTTCCGAAAGGCCTTTCTTTCTGGGATCTCCACTTCCGCTGGATGGAGAGTTGTACTGTCTTGTGGAAGTTCGCGACGAAATCCGGCTGATTGTCCTCAATCCTGACGATGGCAAACTGCTCTGGTCCCAGCAGCTCGCGTTGGCTGATCCAAAGCGATTCGATCCCCTGTTGCGTCGCACCAGCGGGATCAGCCCTTCGTTCGCCGATGGGATCTTGATTTGCCCGACGGGCGCGGGCGCCATGGTCGCCATCGACCTGTCTACTCGCAGCCTGCTGTGGGCCTACGAATATCCCGCGACACAGGTCACTCAGTTCGCGCGACCGACGCTCGATGCGGGCGCCAGTTGGGCGGATTCGTGTGCCGTGATCTCCGGTCGACGCGTGGTCATCACCCCGGCCGAGTCTCGGCAAATGCACTGCCTGGACCTCGCGAATGGAAGCCACCAGTGGTCGCTCGACCGCGGCGACTTAGCATTTCTAGCCTGCGTGGATCGCGGCCTGGCGATCGCTGTGGGCAGCCGGCAGTTAACGGCAATCGAATTAAAGACGGGGAAAGTCGCCGCCGACTGGCCGCTCAAGTTGCCCCTGGGCAGCTTGCCGAGTGGACGCGGCTATTGCGCCGACGGGCACTACTACTTGCCTTTAAATGTCAATGGCGAGGGCGAAGTGGCGGCGATCCAGCTTGACCCACCCGCGATCGTCCACCGCTCGCAATTCCCTAGTGGAACCATTCCAGGCAACTTGATTTTCCACCGCGAACAGGTCCTGTCGCAAAACGTGGAATGGCTCGAGTCGTATTACCAATCGCAGCCGCTCCAGCCGTAA